The following proteins are co-located in the Sporolactobacillus pectinivorans genome:
- a CDS encoding oxidoreductase, with the protein MKIAIAGAGAMGSRFGYMFKVAGQDVTLIDKWQDHVSIINRSGLTVNDNGVTKICRIPAVLPDRADGHYDLILVLTKAMQLDVMMKSIRPIIDERTNILILSNGIGNIETLEKYVSKEQIYAGVTLWTSELDGPGKVTLTGSGSIELQKIGEGSDQFFQALIDTMNQAGFNAKVSRNVLVSIWQKAALNSVLNTYCTILSCNIGQFGGLENAVELLQPLVNECVTVAHSSGVMIDRDAILKAIGTIFDPKMGGDHYPSMYQDLHSKRRTEVDFLNGAFSRMGDRLHIATPYNHLLTDLIHAKEHLARAN; encoded by the coding sequence TAAAGTGGCGGGCCAGGATGTGACGTTGATCGATAAGTGGCAGGACCATGTTTCGATAATTAATAGAAGTGGTTTAACTGTGAATGACAATGGTGTAACAAAAATATGCAGAATTCCTGCAGTTTTGCCGGATCGGGCAGATGGGCATTACGACTTAATACTCGTTCTTACTAAGGCCATGCAGCTGGATGTGATGATGAAAAGCATTCGGCCGATCATCGATGAACGGACAAACATCCTGATTCTTTCAAATGGAATCGGAAATATTGAAACACTGGAGAAATATGTATCAAAAGAACAGATTTATGCCGGTGTGACACTGTGGACTTCCGAGCTGGACGGACCTGGGAAAGTCACGTTGACCGGATCGGGATCTATTGAGCTGCAGAAAATTGGGGAGGGCTCTGATCAATTTTTTCAAGCATTAATAGATACGATGAATCAGGCAGGATTCAACGCGAAGGTCAGTCGGAATGTCCTCGTTTCGATCTGGCAGAAAGCGGCACTGAACAGTGTGCTGAATACTTATTGCACGATCCTGTCCTGCAATATCGGTCAGTTTGGCGGTTTGGAGAATGCGGTTGAACTGCTGCAGCCGTTGGTTAACGAATGTGTCACGGTGGCTCATTCGAGTGGTGTGATGATTGACCGGGATGCTATACTAAAGGCAATTGGGACTATTTTTGATCCGAAAATGGGCGGCGATCATTATCCGTCGATGTATCAGGATCTTCACAGTAAGCGCAGAACAGAAGTTGATTTTCTGAATGGCGCGTTCAGCAGAATGGGTGACAGGCTTCATATAGCGACGCCATATAATCATTTGTTAACAGATCTGATTCACGCGAAAGAACACTTGGCCCGCGCAAATTAA
- a CDS encoding fructose-1,6-bisphosphatase gives MDKKVKYYKLLKEKHGSVENIVTEIINLEAIMNLPKGTEHFLSDIHGEYEAFQHVLRSGSGNVRRKVQECSSDHLSHEAIEELISIVYYPEEVIAEKKNAFENDEDLHQWYFQLIDRMINLISYTSTKYTRSKVRKALNPKFSYITEELLYRDNYATGDKEEYYTSIINTVISLGKVDELIASFSYTIQRLVVDHLHIVGDIYDRGPSPSKIMNTLMNYHSVDIQWGNHDVTWIGAVAGSPLCMLNVIRICARYNNLDILEDYYGINLRPLFTFSEKFYGDNPAFYPKKDSDNEELSLTEKLQITKIHQAVAIMQFKLESQLIKRNPDFHMENRLLLDKVHFGGNKQTIVLNGKSYDLSHTCFQTIDKNEPDRLMEEEKQVIEKLLQSFQTSPILKKHMDFLMEKGSLYLVYNGNLLLHGCVPLHENGDLKSLTIHGVTRSGKTLLDFFEKGIRSSYRHPDTHYDSDTDMIWYLWTGECSSLFGKEEMTTFERYFIEDSSTHKEIKNAYYQLRDNVNVCKKLLTEFHLDSENGHIINGHTPIKEKNGENPIKADGKLIVIDGGFSKAYQATTGIAGYTLLYNSYGMELASHQPFTGKSDAIKNGTDIISTKRVVEKEAQRIKVRETNIGQKLEADKQDLIVLLKNYAQY, from the coding sequence ATGGACAAGAAAGTAAAATACTATAAATTATTAAAAGAAAAGCATGGCAGCGTCGAAAACATTGTAACTGAAATCATAAACCTAGAAGCAATCATGAATCTGCCGAAAGGGACGGAACATTTTTTAAGCGATATTCACGGAGAGTACGAGGCGTTTCAGCACGTCTTGCGGAGCGGTTCGGGCAATGTGAGGCGGAAAGTGCAGGAGTGTTCCAGCGATCATCTGTCACATGAAGCTATTGAAGAATTAATCAGTATTGTCTATTACCCTGAAGAAGTGATTGCGGAAAAAAAGAATGCTTTTGAAAACGATGAAGATTTGCACCAATGGTATTTTCAATTAATCGATAGAATGATCAATTTGATTTCTTATACGTCTACAAAGTATACCCGCTCCAAAGTCAGAAAGGCACTGAATCCTAAATTTTCTTACATCACTGAGGAACTGCTATATAGGGATAATTATGCGACAGGCGACAAAGAGGAATACTATACATCGATCATTAATACGGTGATCAGTCTTGGAAAAGTAGATGAGCTGATTGCCAGTTTTTCTTACACTATTCAGCGTCTTGTTGTCGATCATCTCCATATTGTGGGCGACATCTATGACCGTGGTCCTTCTCCGTCGAAAATTATGAACACACTGATGAATTACCACTCAGTTGACATTCAATGGGGAAATCACGACGTCACGTGGATCGGCGCGGTAGCAGGTTCACCGCTCTGCATGCTTAATGTCATAAGAATTTGCGCCCGATACAATAATCTGGATATACTGGAAGACTATTATGGTATTAATCTACGGCCTCTGTTTACTTTTTCTGAGAAATTCTATGGAGATAATCCGGCTTTTTATCCCAAAAAGGATTCTGACAATGAGGAATTATCTCTGACTGAAAAATTACAGATTACAAAGATTCATCAGGCTGTCGCTATTATGCAGTTTAAATTGGAATCGCAATTAATCAAACGCAATCCCGATTTCCATATGGAAAACCGATTGCTTCTGGATAAGGTCCATTTTGGTGGGAACAAGCAAACCATTGTTCTTAATGGGAAAAGCTATGATTTATCACATACTTGTTTCCAGACCATTGATAAAAATGAGCCGGATCGACTCATGGAAGAGGAGAAACAAGTGATTGAGAAACTTCTTCAATCATTTCAGACATCGCCGATTCTGAAAAAACATATGGACTTCTTAATGGAAAAGGGAAGCCTTTATCTCGTCTACAATGGAAATCTGCTGCTTCATGGCTGTGTGCCTCTTCATGAGAATGGTGATTTGAAATCATTGACGATTCATGGCGTCACCCGTTCCGGAAAGACCTTGCTAGATTTCTTTGAAAAGGGTATCCGCAGCAGTTACAGACATCCCGACACTCATTATGACAGCGACACAGATATGATCTGGTATTTGTGGACAGGTGAATGTTCTTCACTATTCGGAAAAGAGGAAATGACAACTTTTGAACGCTATTTTATTGAAGATTCCTCAACACATAAAGAAATAAAAAACGCCTATTATCAGCTTCGGGATAATGTGAATGTTTGCAAGAAATTATTGACTGAATTTCATCTGGACTCTGAAAATGGCCATATTATTAACGGCCACACACCGATTAAAGAAAAAAACGGAGAAAATCCGATTAAGGCGGATGGAAAGCTGATTGTCATTGACGGCGGGTTTTCAAAAGCCTATCAGGCAACAACGGGCATTGCAGGGTATACGCTCCTGTACAATTCCTATGGAATGGAATTGGCCTCTCATCAGCCCTTTACGGGCAAAAGTGATGCTATAAAAAATGGAACGGATATCATTTCTACCAAAAGGGTTGTTGAAAAAGAAGCGCAACGGATAAAAGTCAGAGAAACGAATATTGGACAGAAACTGGAGGCCGACAAGCAGGATCTGATTGTTCTCTTAAAGAACTATGCTCAATATTAA
- a CDS encoding alpha/beta fold hydrolase, producing MATLIFENYELNYTYYRAKPDNPTVLFIHDLCMESAMWQPLLLGIERQFNILTYDFYSHGQSTDGEAALSLELLLKELTALLRHLHLHKVHVVGCRYSAIVAFELAIQAPESVASLTLMSMPFYVQSHSYAREAATNVQLLLLDHQLFEKRYMMQSVHPVSIAKSRTIIHALRSVADRHVISAIRELNSRIQTPDFNLIGKLKRLRIPALFMHGEYDPVYPAALAMIFSGYAPNHRFVLVPDASALIPLDQPKFALAAFKRFMDDKMYSNSLTPDGMKMINGLNAIVEKALKSQVVMHRSLQLSVLNGHTSVYWNGQELAGKWNKRNAQGLLLFIILNHGAVKRDMIIDAFTPDMAVSQARNHLRVQLSYLNNLFRNQPDPALHDLLMISRDSVALNARGESDIGIFIRNIENLQWSKKPADERSRIFLAYLEDYSPETLSTFNGDWSRQLESNLRNKLSRAMAQILLDLRNEKDHLRIRKVLKKGKIVEPYEGFCKSWMEALSGGK from the coding sequence ATGGCGACTTTAATATTTGAAAATTACGAACTTAATTATACTTACTATAGAGCAAAACCGGACAATCCCACTGTACTATTCATACATGATCTCTGCATGGAATCAGCTATGTGGCAGCCTTTGCTGCTGGGGATCGAGAGACAATTCAATATTCTGACCTATGATTTTTACAGCCATGGACAGAGTACCGATGGCGAGGCAGCCTTGTCGCTTGAACTTTTGTTGAAAGAGCTGACTGCTCTGCTCCGTCACTTGCATCTTCATAAGGTTCATGTTGTCGGATGCCGGTACAGCGCCATTGTCGCATTTGAATTGGCGATTCAAGCGCCTGAATCTGTTGCATCGCTGACGCTCATGTCGATGCCGTTCTATGTACAGAGTCACAGTTATGCCCGCGAAGCGGCAACAAACGTTCAGTTGCTCCTTCTCGATCATCAGCTATTTGAAAAAAGGTACATGATGCAAAGCGTGCATCCCGTTTCGATCGCTAAATCGCGTACGATTATTCATGCCCTTCGTTCTGTGGCAGACAGGCATGTTATCTCGGCCATCCGTGAGCTGAACAGTCGTATCCAAACACCGGATTTTAATCTGATCGGCAAACTGAAACGGCTTCGCATCCCGGCCCTGTTCATGCATGGAGAATATGATCCGGTCTACCCCGCAGCTCTGGCCATGATCTTCAGCGGATACGCGCCAAACCACCGATTCGTGCTTGTTCCCGACGCTTCAGCTTTGATTCCGCTTGATCAACCTAAGTTTGCGCTGGCAGCGTTCAAACGGTTTATGGATGACAAGATGTACTCAAATTCCCTTACACCAGACGGTATGAAAATGATCAACGGGTTAAATGCCATTGTTGAGAAAGCCTTAAAATCTCAGGTTGTCATGCATCGAAGTTTGCAGCTATCCGTTCTGAATGGCCATACATCAGTCTACTGGAACGGGCAGGAACTTGCCGGCAAGTGGAATAAGCGGAATGCCCAGGGACTGCTCCTGTTCATTATTCTGAATCACGGAGCTGTAAAACGCGATATGATTATCGATGCCTTCACACCTGATATGGCAGTCAGCCAAGCGAGGAATCACCTGCGTGTGCAGTTGAGCTATCTGAATAACCTGTTCCGGAATCAGCCTGATCCCGCTCTGCATGATCTGTTGATGATCAGCCGTGACTCAGTCGCACTGAATGCCCGTGGAGAAAGCGATATCGGCATATTTATCCGCAATATCGAAAATCTTCAGTGGTCCAAAAAGCCAGCAGATGAACGCAGCCGAATTTTCCTTGCCTATCTGGAGGATTACAGCCCTGAAACGCTGAGCACATTCAATGGAGACTGGTCGCGACAGTTGGAATCAAACCTAAGGAACAAGCTTTCACGGGCCATGGCCCAGATTCTGCTTGATCTGAGAAATGAAAAAGATCATCTCAGAATCCGAAAAGTATTGAAAAAGGGCAAAATCGTTGAACCTTACGAAGGATTCTGCAAGAGTTGGATGGAAGCTCTGAGCGGTGGGAAATAA
- a CDS encoding alpha/beta hydrolase, with protein sequence METLSMNDYQLHYSFHLSGPKLPTLLFIHGLTMDSSQWSLLIRCLGSQVNTVTYDSYGYGPTKVPYVPVTVERLISEARALIEHLRLDQVHIVGCGMGGNLGFELARRFPSQVASLTMMSSVFFIQKNIFGNRFGLLNQLIDVDRDLMTQKWMTDSFYTLTDRKAALFEEAFQHIPARVIKDKLAVLQQRYDPVSFHFIDELAKISVPTLILHGSNDVILPAQLAAIFSACIPNSRWQIIPDSAQQIPLDQPETSAHLLLKFVTGEKAPLPTFPIHQELTDKYLRILKAGLERSLPDRHLLRINVLRDVTVLWNDEPVDGKWNQRGAKELLLYLVLHHGRASRDELIAAFLPDLPRERARNNLRVRINHLNQIFHNFHDPDVHEILLIGESTVALNSETESDIDDYLARLKAFPEHGFTLKKQAIAFIDLLRQYDPANFSSFRSDWIFSLAEEIDSMLGNVLENLVPKLRAKNMFELAREVLQSARSVEPYDGFCDEQLTEMQHSGVL encoded by the coding sequence ATGGAAACACTTTCAATGAATGATTACCAATTACACTACTCTTTCCATCTTTCCGGTCCAAAGCTGCCGACTTTACTCTTTATCCACGGACTGACTATGGATTCCAGTCAGTGGTCGCTTCTGATTCGCTGTCTCGGATCACAGGTCAATACCGTCACCTACGATTCATATGGGTACGGACCGACAAAGGTTCCCTATGTACCTGTAACCGTCGAACGGTTGATCTCGGAAGCACGCGCACTCATAGAACATCTCAGGCTCGATCAGGTCCATATTGTGGGATGTGGAATGGGCGGCAACCTCGGTTTTGAGCTGGCCAGAAGATTTCCGTCGCAAGTGGCTTCTCTGACGATGATGTCTTCAGTATTCTTTATCCAGAAGAATATTTTTGGAAACCGGTTCGGTTTGCTTAATCAATTAATTGACGTCGACCGTGACCTGATGACACAAAAATGGATGACAGACAGCTTCTATACCCTGACTGACAGGAAAGCGGCCCTCTTTGAAGAGGCATTTCAACATATTCCTGCGCGCGTTATCAAGGATAAACTCGCTGTTTTGCAGCAACGCTATGACCCGGTATCCTTTCATTTTATCGATGAACTCGCTAAGATAAGTGTCCCAACCCTGATTCTACACGGAAGTAACGATGTCATCTTACCGGCTCAGCTGGCAGCAATATTTTCTGCTTGTATTCCAAATAGCCGTTGGCAAATCATTCCTGACTCCGCGCAGCAGATCCCACTTGATCAGCCTGAGACCTCCGCGCATCTCCTGCTGAAATTCGTTACAGGTGAAAAAGCACCATTGCCAACATTCCCGATCCATCAGGAGCTGACTGATAAATATCTGAGGATCCTGAAGGCAGGCCTTGAGCGCTCGCTTCCTGACCGGCATCTGCTCAGAATCAATGTGCTTCGCGATGTGACCGTATTATGGAACGACGAGCCTGTTGACGGGAAGTGGAATCAGCGGGGTGCCAAAGAATTACTGCTCTATTTGGTTCTGCACCATGGACGTGCCAGCCGGGATGAACTGATCGCGGCCTTTCTACCGGATCTCCCCAGAGAACGTGCCAGAAACAACCTGCGTGTCCGTATCAATCATCTGAATCAGATCTTCCACAACTTTCACGATCCGGATGTGCATGAGATACTGCTCATAGGTGAAAGCACCGTTGCTCTGAATTCAGAAACTGAAAGTGATATCGATGATTATCTGGCCCGTCTGAAAGCTTTTCCTGAACACGGCTTCACTTTGAAGAAGCAGGCGATCGCTTTTATTGACCTGCTGCGCCAATACGATCCAGCCAATTTCTCTTCTTTTCGGAGCGACTGGATCTTCTCTCTTGCAGAGGAAATTGATTCCATGCTGGGGAATGTGCTGGAGAATCTGGTCCCGAAGCTGAGAGCCAAGAATATGTTTGAGTTGGCACGGGAAGTACTTCAATCCGCAAGATCGGTTGAACCATATGATGGTTTCTGTGATGAGCAGCTGACTGAAATGCAGCATTCCGGTGTATTATGA
- a CDS encoding transposase, with amino-acid sequence MYVRKMIYMTKQNQMCFFDLQNRFSNEFSCETHLFQVKWQDGFTCPVCGCYFFYRGNLSCWNRGHLQVHLNTFCYRFDGTLRRNLFHRLLPSVRRHRP; translated from the coding sequence ATGTATGTTCGAAAAATGATCTACATGACCAAACAGAATCAGATGTGTTTTTTTGATCTTCAGAACCGATTTTCTAATGAATTTTCCTGTGAGACCCATTTGTTTCAGGTCAAATGGCAGGATGGGTTCACCTGTCCTGTCTGCGGTTGCTACTTTTTTTATCGTGGAAACTTGTCATGCTGGAACAGAGGGCATCTTCAAGTCCATCTCAACACATTCTGTTACCGGTTTGACGGCACTCTGAGGAGGAACTTATTCCATCGCCTACTTCCATCTGTACGACGACACCGACCGTGA
- a CDS encoding YveK family protein, with protein MEEALNLKELFFVLRKKLLLIIGITLLSGAVGALFTHYFINPQYNATTQILVNQLNSGQSTLYTTNAVQTNTELVNTYSVIIDDPSVLNQVIQNLNLNMTAGQLAGLLTVSPVQNSQVFSLTAKTGSPEQSVRIVNNVAQVFRMQVKNVMKVDNVSILSPATQASSSAKVAPNLKMNTAIALALGLMLSVGLAFLLDYLDDSIRTQKDVRRKLGLPVLGVISHMGRRQQQMERINSFSATPSHHHVNGGAEHAEAK; from the coding sequence ATGGAAGAAGCGCTGAATTTAAAAGAACTCTTTTTCGTGCTCAGGAAAAAGCTGCTGCTCATTATTGGAATTACACTGCTCTCGGGGGCTGTTGGGGCATTGTTTACACATTATTTCATTAATCCGCAATATAATGCGACTACCCAAATCCTTGTAAACCAACTGAATAGCGGACAATCGACTCTCTATACAACAAATGCCGTACAGACTAACACGGAACTTGTGAACACGTACAGTGTGATCATTGATGATCCTTCGGTGCTGAACCAGGTCATTCAGAATCTCAATCTTAATATGACCGCCGGGCAGCTTGCGGGACTGCTGACGGTGAGTCCGGTACAGAATTCGCAGGTCTTTTCACTGACTGCGAAGACAGGGAGTCCTGAACAATCTGTACGCATTGTCAACAATGTGGCACAAGTGTTCAGGATGCAGGTGAAGAATGTGATGAAAGTTGACAACGTCAGCATTCTTTCACCGGCGACTCAGGCTTCAAGCTCTGCCAAGGTTGCCCCCAACCTTAAGATGAACACAGCCATTGCTCTGGCTCTCGGCCTGATGCTGTCTGTCGGACTGGCCTTTCTTCTGGACTATCTGGACGATTCCATCAGGACGCAAAAAGATGTCAGAAGAAAACTTGGGCTGCCTGTTCTCGGAGTGATCTCTCATATGGGCAGGCGTCAGCAACAGATGGAAAGAATCAATTCTTTTTCTGCTACTCCGTCACATCATCATGTAAATGGAGGTGCGGAACATGCGGAAGCTAAATAG
- a CDS encoding CpsD/CapB family tyrosine-protein kinase: MRKLNRGKKFGKPLNLIIRMKKRSLFAEQYRSIRTSLESFEKKGVLKSIIVTSSRSGEGKSTTAANLAVVMAQKGKKVLLIDADMRRPVLHIVFQKTNNVGLSSVLRNNRELFNVIQKTEVNNLSVLPSGPEVSDPADLLSSLEMNAIIERALGLYDLVILDSPPVLEVADTRVIANCCDGVLFVIKSRTTESDIAMMAAENLSEAGARILGVVLNDAHASKKYGNILMP; encoded by the coding sequence ATGCGGAAGCTAAATAGGGGAAAAAAATTCGGAAAGCCGCTTAATCTGATAATTAGAATGAAAAAAAGGTCGTTGTTTGCGGAACAGTACCGGTCGATTAGGACAAGCCTTGAATCCTTTGAAAAAAAGGGGGTTCTTAAGTCGATCATAGTTACATCTTCCCGGTCCGGAGAAGGCAAATCAACGACTGCCGCGAATCTTGCTGTAGTTATGGCACAAAAGGGGAAAAAAGTGCTGTTGATTGATGCAGATATGAGAAGACCGGTGCTGCACATTGTTTTTCAAAAAACGAACAATGTGGGATTGAGCTCGGTTCTGAGGAATAACAGGGAGCTTTTCAATGTGATTCAGAAGACGGAGGTCAATAATCTGTCTGTTCTTCCAAGCGGTCCTGAGGTATCGGATCCGGCAGATCTGCTGAGTTCTTTGGAAATGAACGCGATTATCGAACGGGCACTTGGTTTATACGATCTTGTTATTCTTGATTCACCACCGGTACTGGAAGTCGCGGATACCCGGGTGATTGCCAATTGCTGTGACGGGGTTCTCTTTGTAATCAAAAGCAGGACCACCGAGAGCGACATAGCCATGATGGCTGCAGAAAATCTTTCTGAAGCCGGAGCCAGAATTCTGGGCGTTGTGCTTAATGACGCGCATGCCAGCAAGAAATATGGGAACATATTAATGCCGTGA
- a CDS encoding sugar transferase, producing the protein MERHNLYLFVKRLSDIVLSSLGLVLLSPVFLLVSLLIKLDDPKGKVIFSQTRVGENGKEFVMFKFRSMVPDAEHLLEKLLDRNDTDGLMFKIREDPRITRIGRFIRKTSVDELPQLFNVLKGDMSLVGPRPPIPREVSAYSAYEWQRLLVRPGCTGPWQVGGRSSLGFDQMVELDLYYIHHRNFSTDMKLIAKTIFLLFGSKNAY; encoded by the coding sequence ATGGAACGCCATAACCTTTACCTATTTGTTAAAAGACTATCCGACATTGTGCTGTCGTCTCTCGGACTTGTTCTTCTGTCCCCGGTTTTTCTGCTCGTTTCCTTGCTGATAAAACTGGATGATCCGAAGGGGAAGGTCATATTTAGTCAAACACGTGTCGGTGAAAACGGAAAGGAGTTTGTGATGTTTAAATTCCGGTCCATGGTTCCGGATGCTGAACATCTGCTGGAAAAACTTCTTGACCGGAATGATACGGATGGGCTTATGTTCAAAATTAGGGAAGACCCGAGGATTACACGAATCGGCCGTTTTATCAGGAAAACAAGCGTAGATGAGCTTCCGCAGTTGTTCAATGTTCTGAAGGGCGATATGAGCCTTGTCGGGCCACGGCCGCCCATTCCGCGGGAAGTAAGTGCCTACTCAGCTTACGAATGGCAGCGGCTACTAGTCAGGCCAGGCTGCACGGGCCCTTGGCAGGTCGGTGGCAGAAGCAGTCTCGGTTTCGATCAGATGGTCGAACTTGATTTGTATTATATCCATCACCGGAATTTCTCGACTGATATGAAATTAATTGCCAAAACGATCTTTCTGTTATTCGGATCAAAAAATGCTTATTGA
- a CDS encoding GDP-L-fucose synthase family protein, whose amino-acid sequence MEKDARIYVAGHKGLVGSAIVRNLQDRGFHHLVCRTHDELDLTDYQKVGEFFQSENIDYVFLAAAKVGGILANSQYPAEFIKENLMIEINVIDWSYKTGVRKLLFLGSTCIYPRMAEQPIRESELLNGTLEPTNEAYALAKITGIKMCESYNKQYGTNYISVMPTNLYGPNDNYNQVTSHVLPALVRKFYDAKRSGDPYVTVWGTGRPKREFLHSDDLADACIYLMDHYDGPDIVNIGVGKELTIRELAERIKKIIGYTGEIRFDTSKPDGTPRKMIDVSKLNDLGWKATISLDQGLERTYREFLLNLNEIVDR is encoded by the coding sequence ATGGAGAAGGACGCGAGGATTTACGTTGCCGGCCACAAGGGTCTGGTTGGATCGGCGATCGTCAGAAACCTTCAGGACAGAGGATTTCATCATCTGGTCTGCCGCACACATGATGAGCTTGACCTGACCGATTATCAGAAAGTCGGCGAGTTTTTCCAGTCGGAAAATATTGACTATGTTTTTCTGGCAGCCGCGAAGGTCGGCGGAATCTTAGCAAACAGCCAGTATCCTGCCGAATTTATCAAAGAGAATCTGATGATCGAGATCAACGTCATCGACTGGTCGTACAAAACCGGTGTGCGAAAGCTACTGTTTCTCGGCAGCACCTGCATTTATCCAAGGATGGCCGAACAACCGATCAGGGAATCCGAATTGCTGAATGGAACACTGGAGCCGACGAATGAAGCGTATGCTTTGGCAAAAATCACCGGGATCAAGATGTGCGAGTCTTACAACAAACAGTACGGTACTAACTATATATCGGTTATGCCGACTAATTTATACGGTCCGAATGACAACTATAACCAGGTGACGTCCCATGTGCTGCCGGCTCTTGTCAGAAAATTTTACGATGCGAAAAGGAGCGGTGATCCGTACGTCACGGTCTGGGGGACGGGCAGGCCGAAACGGGAGTTTCTGCATTCAGATGATCTTGCGGATGCCTGTATTTATCTGATGGATCATTATGACGGTCCGGATATCGTGAATATCGGTGTCGGTAAAGAATTGACGATCAGAGAACTTGCTGAACGGATCAAAAAAATAATCGGCTATACAGGCGAAATTCGCTTTGATACTTCAAAGCCAGATGGCACTCCGAGGAAAATGATTGACGTGTCGAAACTAAACGACCTGGGCTGGAAGGCAACTATTTCTCTGGATCAGGGACTGGAAAGAACCTATAGGGAATTTTTGCTCAACCTTAATGAAATTGTCGATAGATAG
- the gmd gene encoding GDP-mannose 4,6-dehydratase, whose protein sequence is MKRALITGVTGQDGSYLSEFLINKGYKVFALRRRTSTPIYVNVESFKERLNWIDGDLTDLASLIRAVQISEPDEVYNLAAQSFVGTSWSQPLATGEITGIGVTNMLEAIRLIKPDARFYQASTSEMFGKVAEVPQKETTPFYPRSPYSAAKLYGHWMTVNYRESFDMFACSGILFNHESPRRGLEFVTRKITDTVARIKLGLADELRLGNLDSRRDWGFAGDYVKAMWLMLQQDHADDYVISTGETHTVREFVETAFSYVALNWKKYVVQDERFMRPAEVDLLLGDCSKAENKLHWKKSVGFTSLVHMMVDHDLERHQANVEDRRMVL, encoded by the coding sequence ATGAAACGTGCGCTCATAACTGGGGTAACAGGACAGGACGGTTCTTATTTATCGGAATTTTTGATAAATAAAGGCTATAAGGTTTTTGCGCTGAGAAGAAGGACAAGCACGCCAATCTATGTCAATGTGGAATCCTTTAAGGAGCGGCTGAATTGGATTGACGGGGACCTGACTGATCTGGCGTCATTGATCCGGGCCGTTCAAATTTCAGAACCTGATGAGGTTTATAATCTGGCGGCACAGTCATTTGTCGGGACATCATGGTCGCAGCCACTTGCGACAGGTGAGATCACAGGTATAGGTGTGACGAACATGCTGGAAGCAATCCGTCTGATCAAACCCGACGCGCGATTCTACCAGGCATCAACTAGTGAAATGTTCGGGAAAGTGGCCGAGGTGCCGCAGAAAGAGACGACACCGTTCTACCCAAGAAGCCCATACAGTGCGGCCAAACTTTACGGCCATTGGATGACTGTCAATTATCGGGAAAGTTTCGATATGTTTGCTTGCTCCGGCATTTTGTTTAATCACGAATCACCTAGGCGCGGGTTAGAATTTGTTACCCGGAAAATCACGGACACTGTCGCGAGAATCAAACTCGGGCTAGCAGACGAACTCCGTCTTGGCAATCTAGATTCTAGGCGTGACTGGGGATTTGCAGGAGATTATGTCAAAGCCATGTGGCTGATGCTTCAGCAAGATCATGCCGACGATTATGTGATTTCAACGGGGGAAACACATACGGTAAGAGAATTTGTGGAAACTGCATTTTCCTACGTAGCTCTGAACTGGAAAAAATATGTTGTACAGGATGAACGGTTTATGCGCCCGGCAGAAGTCGACCTGCTTCTTGGTGATTGCTCCAAAGCGGAGAACAAACTGCACTGGAAGAAAAGTGTCGGATTTACTTCTCTGGTCCATATGATGGTCGATCATGATCTGGAACGCCATCAGGCGAATGTAGAAGACCGCAGAATGGTGCTGTGA